Within Tenebrio molitor chromosome 3, icTenMoli1.1, whole genome shotgun sequence, the genomic segment GAACGTTTTTTTAGACATTTGATAATTATGTTGTTAGATGATAACGTAACGTTCACGTTAAAGATgtgattttttgttgcaggTGGTCTTCATGCGTCACTATGGAGCTCATATTCAGTCGCGAAGCGTAACCTAAAAAGTTGGCGTTGCGGTCCGGCGTTTGGTACCAGCGGTGGACGGCAGCATCATCTTCGTCAATAATACCACCCCAGAATTTGAGACGCCGAATCTTTGCAGATCGCCGCGTTCAAATCGCCAAGCAACAGTTGGTGCTGTGCGCGGTGTGAAGAGATTGTGCGCCGTGTATGCGGCTCTGGTGTCGTGGTTAGTGCCGTGTTCAAATGGACAAACGGAAAATGATGGCAAAAAGGCCTAGGGTTGAAAATTTGCGCGGTCCAATCTCGAACGGACCGATGCAAACACGACCATTAGTGGCGTTATTGGATGGCAGGGACTGTTCAATCGAAATGCCTATTTTGAAGGACGTGGCTACCGTGGCGTTCTGTGACGCTCAGAGCACCAGTGAGATCCACGAGAAAGTGTTGAACGAGGCTGTCGGCGCCCTGATGTGGCACACCATCGTCCTCACCAAGGAGGATcttgaaaagttcaaaacgTTACGCATCATCGTACGCATAGGAAGCGGCGTCGACAACATCGACGTCAAAGCGGCAGGGGAACTCGGCATCGCCGTCTGCAACGTTCCCGGATACGGCGTCGAGGAAGTCGCGGACACTACACTCTGTTTAATCTTGAACCTCTACCGGCGGACCTATTGGTTGGCTAATATGGTTAgagaaggaaaaaaatttaccggaCCCGAGCAAGTAAGGGAGGCGGCTCAGGGATGCGCCAGGATACGTGGAGACACTCTCGGAATTGTCGGGCTGGGCCGGATCGGGTCGGCGGTAGCTTTACGCGCCAAAGCTTTTGGTTTTAACGTCATCTTCTATGATCCCTATTTACCAGATGGAATTGAGAAAAGTTTAGGACTTACGAGGGTCTACACGCTACAGGTAATCACAATCACACAAACTGTTTCTCGGTCTACTTgcaatgaacatttttttaaatgtacaaaaatttgaaatttgaccgAAAGTACGCCACTAACaccagtttttttatttaaataaatttcaggaTCTACTGTTCCAATCCGATTGCGTATCTCTTCACTGCACCCTCAACGAACACAATCACCATCTAATTAACGAATTCACCATAAAGCAGATGCGACCGGGTGCTTTCTTGGTGAATACGGCGCGTGGCGGTTTGGTCGACGACGATGCACTAGCCCAGGCATTGAAACAAGGTCGCATCAGAGCGGCGGCGTTGGACGTGCACGAAAACGAACCGTACAATGTGTTCTCAGGACCTCTCAAAGACGCCCCAAACTTATTGTGTACGCCGCATGCAGCCTTTTACAGTGACGCTTCCGCCACCGAACTTAGGGAGATGGCAGCGTCCGAAATACGACGCGCCATCATGGGCAGGATTCCCGAGTGTCTGAGAAATTGCGTCAACAAGGAATACTTCATGGGCCCAGGCTCATATCCCGAAGGTACAGGTAATATTGTTGCTAATaaacggaaattaaaaaaaaaaacacacaaaaacGTTGCATTCTAAATCCGACGTGATTCATAATCTAACATTGTAAATAAAGTTGCATGTACAAGCTTGATTTCCATAAATTACTTAAAGCTTTGATTGAAACTTTTCTTTGTCTTCTGGTATCTGTATGACGGTGGTGAGGAGCCGCATTCTAAtgatttatgatcaattctgatttaattttatggccaaaaaataaaaaaataaaccgaTACGTAATTAGAAAGCGAGCAGTAGTGTGACTGACAATCGTTGTTGTGTATGTGCAGTGTCCCCGGCTGGGGTAAACGGAGGTTACTACCAGAGTGGTGCACTTCCCGTCCAACAGGCGCACTCCACGACACCTCACGAAGCCCCTCACACGGTAACTCCCAGCGCTGCGCCCCCCACACCTCAGCCGGCCCCACCAGTGGGTCCAGTCGTTCCACCCCATGCTCTCGTGAGTACTACCACTACCAACATAAAGTAACCAAGGTTTCtgctttcttttatttatttcgcgACGTTATTTTCTTGTATGATAATCGTAATTACACTGTATTTCttttatgtatatttttttaccgaCAGCTTATTTTATTTGTCTGTTTTGGTTGTAGCCGATAAGCACGCCGGATCCTGCGAATCATCACGCAACAAAACCAGAACCTTCAGAGGTCCACTAACACCTCCTTCGAGAAGTGGTGTGTTTCAATTTGGGCTGCAAGCTGCTACGAATGTGTGAAGTGGATGTTGGTCACATTATATGTTCATATTTTGTTCATCTCTTAAGGTATAATACATATCGAGAAATTATTACATCACAGCTATTTTGGTAATGAACGGTTCATTTTGGAAGTCTGATGGTTTTTTTTGTATcgaatgcaatttttttccaatatctttaatattaaaaaaaaagattagacgatttttgtttgtgttgtgAAAATTTCTAGACTCGAAAATGAGCCGGGTCATTTGTATAAAGAATATACTtaacgatttttttctttctgtcatgttttgtaaaaatggtaTATTCGTGCTTTTTTTACTCCAGTGGAATTGTGTTATGCGAATTGGTTTCCGCACGGATCAGTTTCTTGTAAATCTTGTTATTTCATCCGAGTTTAGAAACCAGTTGGCATGCCAGAACCATCCATTTGTTAGTAGTGTATTAGTTTTAGTTGTCCAAATTTCATGCTATTGACATAGATAGTTTATCTTGTAAAATctttttagttttaattagaattcttttctaaataaataagtgCATTATTTCGTTGAACGTCGGAGAAAAATACACTGcggtattttttatataaacatTTTTCGGTTTCCTGAATGAAGATGTTTTGTATTGATATGTctgcagttttattttgtaaatctgTTTATTTAGAAAATGCTGCCACGTGTGTATGAGTGAATAGCCCAAACATTTATGTTTTAAATTCTTTAGGAGAATAAACTACTAATATTGATAtatatatattaaaaaatatatatatatatatatgaCATGAGACTTTTGTTTAAAGAGGTAACCAGTGAAGTTGGTTTCAAAGTGAacttaaaacaattaaaggTGAAGTGCggtattgttttaatttcgtATTGTAGAATACATTAGTGATATTTGTGACTTATTTCAGTGATAAACAATACTTTCAAACCGCTTGAACGTGATGCATATTTTTGTCAGTTTACTTTTTGTCGTCGTCTCTAGTGTTTATTTCTTCACGAGAATACAAATTTACCAGAAGAAAACATTCCATGGATTCTTTATTCAAACACAAACATCTTCAAACAACACAATAAAACAGTTATGGTGTGCTATTTGCtaagtatatttttataaacacaatttttaaaacaatttataaatgtaGAAAATGGTTCACCTACTGAATTGGCTAACGAACAACTCACACAAAAATGCGACAATAATATGCAACACGAAACACAATAGAACAGCatgtgaaataaaattgtaggGCTATTGGACTtccacaaaattttgaaataaatatcttcaaaaaataaaaatgttcttttCTAATTTCTTTGGATTTATTCACACCTTCCTACAACGTGATTTGATCTTTCAGTTACACTGTGTGTCTAGTTTGGTTAAAAAGTGCACCCCTTTTCCCGATCGGATTTCCACCAAACTCCAATTGAATTTGTATCAGACTTTTACCTTTTGGTTCCACCacgaaaaaataacaaaatactGTACCCGCATACGTTATACCAGCTAGCACGGTAAAGACCACATAAATGGGCACAGAAAGGATCGTGGAAGCGAACGtgtatatatttaaaaaagacaACAGCCAGAACGAGGCGTGCACGATGGAGAAGGCCCTTTTGTACATCTGAAACGGCATGTATTCGAAAATTAAGATTTTGGGATAATAATTCAGACCCATGtcgtaaaaaaatagaaacaaagcTAAAATAATCATGGGTGACCAGTCCACGTTGATTATAATATCCACCTCCAGCGCATCTAAAAGTTGATACAGGGCAAGCAACGTCAACCCTATCGCACTTGCGAAACAACTCGTAATCAACAATCCACGTACTTTCCATGAAAAAACGGAATGAAGTGAGCCCCAGAATAACTTGGAGATGACAAAACAAACACCAGTTATGGTAGAATCTACAACTGGGGTATAGACGGTTTTACCGTGGCACCAAATACGCATGTTGTAAAACATAAAGATGAAGTACCCCGTACAAACTTGGAAAAACGTCACTCCCATAACGGTCAAGAGCGCTCTATAGACAACTTTTGACAGTAACATGTACCTGTAAGCATCGGAATCTTGGCGACCCGCATCCCAATCCTTTTTGATGTTTGCCATATCCATGTAGAAGTTACCGGCACCTCTGTACCAAGCCAGAGATTTGGCAGCCGCCACGTGACTCGTGGCGTACAAGAAAACAGGACTTTCGGGTATTACTTGAATTAGAACGTAATGAAGAATCGGTATAGATGCGCAGACAAGCGTATGATGAAATTTTGAAGTTGCCGATCCGACGACGGTACTCACCAACACTCCCAAAACCATCGTCGAGCTGTGAAAGACGGTGATGTAACGTCTGATGCCGTAGTGAACAGTTTGCATTAACAAATTCTCGCCGCAGATGGAATAGGAAATGCCCAAAAATCCCAAGAAGAAGCGTCCGGCCAATTGGACGTCAATGTCAGGAATGAGCATCAACCACCAGGTTAGGATGTAAAAGGGTCCGAGGGCCCTGAGAGCCTTCTTGGGACCCATTTGTTTCATCAGAAATGTACAAGAAGTCACCCCTAAGCTACATCCAATTAATATCAAGCACACTAACCAGACTAAATGCTTTTTGCCCACTTCCTCCTCGTCTACAACCATGCTGTGTGTGACGGGATTTGACCAGCCTAAAATTGTACCGAACGAGAGGGCCGAGAGACAAGCTGCAAGGAAAATAATTCGCATTTCACATAGTACAAATCGACACCCACCTAACACTCCGGCATACAGTTGAGTGGAAATACGACCATATTGGTGATGTTGCTGTCTTTCCTCAAGCACATTTTCTGTTATAGAATACGGACTGGTGGAGGAAGattcttcttttttgtttgacattaatttgaattttagccGCCATCAAAAATACTAGTTTGTTTAAATCGTCATGTTGGTACCTCAGTTGTCTACAAAAAGATGCGTAAAGATACGCCCAGACGGTGCGATTTTGTCTTTCGTCTTGCGCTCAATGCCTCAATTGCATGCAACAAATCGACAGGGCAGTATTGTTTCGCGcatataaaaagtaaaaaaaagacaaaggaccaagcagaccaaTCAAAAATCCGataactcgtgacgtaaaatcaacccagaaattttgagtgttcgaatagaacccaaggtttataagctccgtggggtttattgggtggttttttgggttttattcTGGTGAGGGAACACTTAATGCGTGATCGACAGACTCTATCGTAAAAGTTTAGTGCATtatgacgtcacgagtaaTTTTTGCGGAGGGGGAGGGGGGGAATTCAAATCAAACTATGGCCTttgccaaaaccaaataaccaccaacactgcattctacccaaaaaatcaaccggcaacgttgtgtactcagatttgattggtccagcatcctagtaatatcaaaattgccattatacatttagtgtaattttgttttcttttcaccaacttaattcaacaggttGTTATTTGGATTTGGCACGGCCATATATGAGTCAAATGGCAGCGGGGCAACCTGCTATCACGGATCctactatacaaattagtcagttctaccaacttTGGACAGAGTAGCTTTACTAGCTTTGGACTAGACCTTAGATCATCTAGACAAAATAACAACATGTGTTCATCCTTGTTTTGCCAATGAAACTATACGTTCAGTAGTATCAAGAAGCACGTATCAAGTATCAAACTTTTTTCGTCAAACAAATGCTTGCAGAAGTGGGGGTACATGTTTCTGTCATGGCGTTTGTTGTATATGCGTATTTTTAATAGTTGGTTTTTTTGGTAGTGTTTTTACAGTTTAACTGAAAATGAATCAGTGGGAACCAGTACCCAACGATTTCAGCTATGGAATAGGTAAAAATCTTAAAATTACTTGTTTCTCGTGACATATAAacataacccaacttttgattAAACTTGTTGATTTTCTTTGGCCCCCCGATGcgaacatgtatttttatcaaatacATCACAAACGACACTAATGTGATATTTGCTGTTGCTTTTTATCGTGATTATGGCATGGGATCAAACGATTTGCGAAAAGCCCCTCCCACTTTTTATCTCAGTTTTATTTACCACTTCCTCGAGGAAAATGTAAATGTTGATTCATCGGATGTCATCTAACgtgaatttaataatttattattgaatGATTCGTCATTCATTGAAGTCGAGGTGCCTAAACCAGTCAACGCGCCTGACACACTCAATTGACTCTTATAAAATTCctacaataattaaatttcatgATGTAATCCTAAACTCGACTGTATAGCAGTAAATTACGTATACTCTGATACTGTGGGAAATTTTCCCTGTTATAAATGCAAACGATCTCAAATCGTCAAGGACATCGTTACGCACAAAATTGTTAAAACCGCCTCGTAACGGAATTGAATTATTTAGGCCCGCAAGTAATTGACCTAATTCGCACCGACATCC encodes:
- the CtBP gene encoding C-terminal-binding protein isoform X3, translating into MDKRKMMAKRPRVENLRGPISNGPMQTRPLVALLDGRDCSIEMPILKDVATVAFCDAQSTSEIHEKVLNEAVGALMWHTIVLTKEDLEKFKTLRIIVRIGSGVDNIDVKAAGELGIAVCNVPGYGVEEVADTTLCLILNLYRRTYWLANMVREGKKFTGPEQVREAAQGCARIRGDTLGIVGLGRIGSAVALRAKAFGFNVIFYDPYLPDGIEKSLGLTRVYTLQDLLFQSDCVSLHCTLNEHNHHLINEFTIKQMRPGAFLVNTARGGLVDDDALAQALKQGRIRAAALDVHENEPYNVFSGPLKDAPNLLCTPHAAFYSDASATELREMAASEIRRAIMGRIPECLRNCVNKEYFMGPGSYPEGTVSPAGVNGGYYQSGALPVQQAHSTTPHEAPHTVTPSAAPPTPQPAPPVGPVVPPHALVSTTTTNIK
- the CtBP gene encoding C-terminal-binding protein isoform X2 — encoded protein: MDKRKMMAKRPRVENLRGPISNGPMQTRPLVALLDGRDCSIEMPILKDVATVAFCDAQSTSEIHEKVLNEAVGALMWHTIVLTKEDLEKFKTLRIIVRIGSGVDNIDVKAAGELGIAVCNVPGYGVEEVADTTLCLILNLYRRTYWLANMVREGKKFTGPEQVREAAQGCARIRGDTLGIVGLGRIGSAVALRAKAFGFNVIFYDPYLPDGIEKSLGLTRVYTLQDLLFQSDCVSLHCTLNEHNHHLINEFTIKQMRPGAFLVNTARGGLVDDDALAQALKQGRIRAAALDVHENEPYNVFSGPLKDAPNLLCTPHAAFYSDASATELREMAASEIRRAIMGRIPECLRNCVNKEYFMGPGSYPEVSPAGVNGGYYQSGALPVQQAHSTTPHEAPHTVTPSAAPPTPQPAPPVGPVVPPHALPISTPDPANHHATKPEPSEVH
- the LOC138126166 gene encoding facilitated trehalose transporter Tret1-like, which translates into the protein MSNKKEESSSTSPYSITENVLEERQQHHQYGRISTQLYAGVLACLSALSFGTILGWSNPVTHSMVVDEEEVGKKHLVWLVCLILIGCSLGVTSCTFLMKQMGPKKALRALGPFYILTWWLMLIPDIDVQLAGRFFLGFLGISYSICGENLLMQTVHYGIRRYITVFHSSTMVLGVLVSTVVGSATSKFHHTLVCASIPILHYVLIQVIPESPVFLYATSHVAAAKSLAWYRGAGNFYMDMANIKKDWDAGRQDSDAYRYMLLSKVVYRALLTVMGVTFFQVCTGYFIFMFYNMRIWCHGKTVYTPVVDSTITGVCFVISKLFWGSLHSVFSWKVRGLLITSCFASAIGLTLLALYQLLDALEVDIIINVDWSPMIILALFLFFYDMGLNYYPKILIFEYMPFQMYKRAFSIVHASFWLLSFLNIYTFASTILSVPIYVVFTVLAGITYAGTVFCYFFVVEPKGKSLIQIQLEFGGNPIGKRGALFNQTRHTV
- the CtBP gene encoding C-terminal-binding protein isoform X1, whose translation is MDKRKMMAKRPRVENLRGPISNGPMQTRPLVALLDGRDCSIEMPILKDVATVAFCDAQSTSEIHEKVLNEAVGALMWHTIVLTKEDLEKFKTLRIIVRIGSGVDNIDVKAAGELGIAVCNVPGYGVEEVADTTLCLILNLYRRTYWLANMVREGKKFTGPEQVREAAQGCARIRGDTLGIVGLGRIGSAVALRAKAFGFNVIFYDPYLPDGIEKSLGLTRVYTLQDLLFQSDCVSLHCTLNEHNHHLINEFTIKQMRPGAFLVNTARGGLVDDDALAQALKQGRIRAAALDVHENEPYNVFSGPLKDAPNLLCTPHAAFYSDASATELREMAASEIRRAIMGRIPECLRNCVNKEYFMGPGSYPEGTVSPAGVNGGYYQSGALPVQQAHSTTPHEAPHTVTPSAAPPTPQPAPPVGPVVPPHALPISTPDPANHHATKPEPSEVH